Proteins from a genomic interval of Lathamus discolor isolate bLatDis1 chromosome 19, bLatDis1.hap1, whole genome shotgun sequence:
- the RPS10 gene encoding small ribosomal subunit protein eS10 encodes MLMPKKNRIAIYELLFKEGVMVAKKDVHMPKHPELVDKNVPNLHVMKAMQSLKSRGYVKEQFAWRHFYWYLTNEGIQYLRDYLHLPPEIVPATLRRSRPETGRPRPKGLEGERPARLTRGEADRDTYRRSAVPPGADKKAEAGAGAATEFQFRGGFGRGRGQPPQ; translated from the exons ATGTTGATGCCCAAGAAGAACCGAATTGCCATCTATGAGCTCCTTTTTAAGGAGGGAGTGATGGTGGCCAAGAAAGACGTCCACATGCCGAAGCACCCTGAGCTCGTGGACAAGAACGTGCCCAACCTCCATGTCATGAAAGCCATGCAG TCTCTGAAATCCCGGGGTTATGTGAAAGAGCAGTTTGCGTGGAGGCATTTCTACTGGTACCTGACCAACGAGGGCATCCAGTACCTGCGCGATTACCTTCACCTGCCCCCTGAGATCGTCCCCGCAACCCTGCGCCGGAGCCGCCCAGAGACAGGCAGACCGCGGCCCAAAG GTCTGGAAGGTGAACGTCCTGCGCGCCTGACTCGGGGAGAGGCTGACAGGGACACGTACAGGCGCAGCGCTGTTCCAC cTGGTGCAGACAAGAAGGCTGAAGCCGGTGCTGGAGCAGCAACTGAATTCCAGTTT aGAGGTGGATTTGGTCGTGGACGTGGTCAGCCTCCTCAGTAG
- the PACSIN1 gene encoding protein kinase C and casein kinase substrate in neurons protein 1 encodes MSGSYDESAAAAEETTDSFWEVGNYKRTVKRIDDGHRLCNDLMNCVHERAKIEKSYAQQLTDWSKRWRQLIEKGPQYGSLEKAWGAIMTEADKVSELHQDVKNSLLNDDFEKVKNWQKDAYHKQIMGGFKEAKEAEDGFRKAQKPWAKKLKELETAKKAYHLACKEEKLAMTREANSKADQSNTPEQQKKLQDKVEKCKQDVQKTQEKYEKVLDELNKCTPQYIESMEQVFEQCQQFEEKRLNFLKEVLLDIKRHLNLAESSSYANVYRELEQTIRLSDAQEDLRWFRSTSGPGMPMNWPQFEEWNPDLTHTITRKEKQKKGEGVTLTNASGTGESGAPAGERGSVSSHDRGQTYSAEWSDDEGSNSFNTSEANGGTNPFDEESVGKGVRVRALYDYDGQEQDELSFKAGDELTKLGEEDEQGWCKGRLDNGQLGLYPANYVEAI; translated from the exons ATGTCGGGTTCCTATGATGAGTCGGCAGCGGCCGCGGAGGAAACGACCGACAGCTTCTGGGAG GTGGGGAATTACAAGCGCACGGTGAAGCGGATCGACGACGGGCATCGTCTCTGCAATGACCTCATGAACTGCGTGCACGAGCGGGCCAAGATCGAGAAGTCCTACGCGCAGCAGCTCACCGACTGGTCCAAGCGGTGGAGGCAGCTCATTGAGAAAG gTCCCCAGTacggcagcctggagaaggcgtGGGGTGCCATCATGACGGAGGCAGACAAGGTGAGTGAGCTGCACCAGGACGTGAAGAACAGCCTGCTGAATGATGACTTCGAGAAGGTCAAGAACTGGCAGAAGGACGCCTACCACAAGCAGATCATGGGAGGCTTCAAGGAGGCCAAGGAGGCTGAGGATGGCTTCAGGAAAGCCCAGAAGCCGTGGGCCAAGAAGCTCAAGGAG CTGGAGACAGCCAAGAAAGCCTACCACCTAGCATGCAAGGAGGAGAAGCTGGCCATGACCCGGGAAGCCAACAGCAAGGCCGATCAGTCCAACACCCCCGAGCAGCAGAAGAAGCTCCAGGACAAAGTAGAAAAGTGCAAGCAGGATGTGCAAAAG ACTCAGGAGAAGTACGAGAAGGTGCTGGATGAGCTGAACAAGTGCACCCCGCAGTACATCGAGAGCATGGAGCAAGTCTTCGAGCAGTGCCAGCAGTTTGAGGAGAAGAGGCTCAACTTCCTCAAGGAAGTGCTCCTGGACATCAAGAGGCACCTGAACCTGGCCGAGAGCAGCAG CTATGCCAACGTCTACCGGGAGCTGGAGCAAACCATCCGCCTCTCGGATGCGCAGGAGGATCTCCGGTGGTTCCGCAGCACCAGCGGCCCCGGGATGCCCATGAACTGGCCGCAGTTTGAG GAGTGGAACCCGGACCTGACGCACACGATAACGcggaaggagaagcagaagaaaggcgAGGGGGTGACCCTGACCAATGCCAGCGGCACGGGCGAGAGCGGGGCACCGGCAGGCGAGCGCGGGAG CGTCAGCAGCCACGACCGCGGGCAGACCTACAGTGCCGAGTGGTCCGATGATGAAGGCAGCAACTCCTTCAACACCAGCGAGGCCAACGGTGGCACCAACCCCTTCGACGAGGAGTCGGTGGGGAAGGGCGTGCGGGTGCGGGCTCTGTACGACTACgatgggcaggagcaggatgagCTCAGCTTCAAAGCAG GTGATGAATTAACCAAACTTGGTGAAGAAGACGAGCAAGGATGGTGCAAAGGGCGCTTGGACAACGGGCAGCTAGGTCTCTACCCCGCCAACTACGTGGAGGCAATCTAA
- the SPDEF gene encoding SAM pointed domain-containing Ets transcription factor encodes MGSASPALSALPPGRLAWPDTAPRDPHNRSWGCPSPPTTPHQPLPAVCLHYFDMIYSEDITWSTKDLGEPSQSGAQGGQGEAQKEPEQCPIIDSQGLGLGAEGDLQASLPLEEHSLEQVQSMVVGEVLKDIETACKLLNIAADPVDWSPGNVQKWILWTEHQYRLPQIGKSFQELSGKDLCAMSEEQFCQRSPACGDILHAHLDIWKSAAWMKEKATPGDGRYCGGDAAWADSEVDSSCTGQPIHLWQFLKELLLKPHNYGRFIRWLNKEKGIFKIEDSAQVARLWGIRKNRPAMNYDKLSRSIRQYYKKGIIRKPDISQRLVYQFVHPV; translated from the exons ATGGGCAGCGCCAGCCCCGCGCTGAGCGCTCTGCCCCCCGGCCGCCTCGCCTGGCCGGACACTGCCCCACGGGACCCCCATAAccggagctggggctgcccgaGCCCCCCCACAACCCCTCACCAGCCCCTGCCCGCTGTGTGCCTGCACTACTTCGACATGATTTACTCCGAGGACATCACCTGGAGCACCAAGGACCTGGGGGAGCCATCCCAAAGCGGTGCCCAGGGTGGCCAAGGGGAGGCACAGAAGGAGCCGGAGCAATGTCCCATCATTGACAGCCAGGGCTTGGGGCTGGGGGCCGAGGGGGACCTGCAGGCCAGCCTGCCCCTGGAGGAGCACTCTCTGGAGCAGGTACAGAGCATGGTGGTGGGTGAAGTGCTGAAGGACATTGAGACGGCCTGCAAGCTGCTCAACATCGCTGCAG ACCCTGTGGACTGGAGCCCCGGCAACGTGCAGAAGTGGATCCTATGGACGGAGCACCAGTACCGGCTGCCGCAGATCGGGAAGTCCTTCCAGGAGCTGTCGGGAAAGGACCTGTGTGCCATGTCCGAGGAGCAGTTCTGCCAGCGCTCACCCGCCTGCGGGGACATCCTGCATGCACACCTCGACATCTGGAAGTCcg CTGCCTGGATGAAGGAAAAAGCTACCCCGGGAGATGGGAGATACTGCG gaggtgatgctgcctgGGCAGACAGCGAGGTGGACTCATCCTGTACTGGCCAACCCATCCACCTCTGGCAGTTCctcaaagagctgctgctgaaacccCACAACTACGGCCGCTTCATCCGCTGGCTCAACAAGGAGAAGG GCATCTTCAAGATCGAGGACTCGGCACAAGTAGCGCGCCTGTGGGGCATCCGCAAGAACCGCCCGGCCATGAACTACGACAAACTGAGCCGCTCCATCCGGCAGTATTACAAGAAAGGCATCATCCGGAAGCCCGACATCTCCCAGCGCCTGGTCTACCAGTTCGTGCACCCGGTCTGA